Proteins co-encoded in one Yamadazyma tenuis chromosome 1, complete sequence genomic window:
- the RPB4 gene encoding RNA polymerase B (EggNog:ENOG503P730; BUSCO:EOG09264ZI5; COG:K), translating into MNVSTSAFGVRRRKPTSQVDDEENAATLKLGQEFQLHQLTNSGETEQLIALNTSEARLLIRAALKERKNKGKRPMDIEDDDDENGKEDEISNLDLAGPNSNEIIQKTLNYLATFGRFKNSSSTETVEKLLADFGSSASDPLHPFEIAQLGTLECDDSEEAKSLIPSLTNKVTDTQLQNLLNELRKYQTLS; encoded by the coding sequence ATGAATGTTAGTACCAGTGCGTTCGGCgtaagaagaagaaaacctACGTCACAAGTAGATGATGAGGAAAATGCTGCGACGTTGAAGTTGGGTCAAGAGTTTCAGCTACACCAATTGACCAACAGTGGAGAAACTGAACAATTAATTGCTTTGAATACATCGGAAGCACGGCTCTTGATAAGAGCCGCCTTAAAGGAAAGAAAAAACAAGGGGAAACGGCCAATGGACatcgaagatgatgatgatgaaaatggtaAAGAAGACGAGATATCTAATCTAGATTTGGCCGGTCCTAACTCTAATGAAATTATCCAAAAGACGTTGAACTATTTGGCTACTTTCGGTAggttcaagaactcttCGTCAACAGAAACTGTGGAAAAGCTTTTGGCAGACTTTGGTTCCTCTGCTTCAGATCCTTTACATCCTTTTGAAATTGCTCAACTAGGAACTTTGGAATGTGATGACTCGGAGGAAGCCAAGTCCTTGATCCCAAGCTTGACCAACAAAGTGACCGACACCCAGTTACAGAATTTGCTTAATGAATTAAGAAAATACCAAACATTGTCATAA
- a CDS encoding uncharacterized protein (EggNog:ENOG503PYJN; COG:S), translating to MLNKARSLKGVVSDKTHSDTEPGPHSKQPLANSSHSSNASRAFSPISHSSGSEPVAAAYARKYNFNGPREANSTLDNLDHRTLAKPHDPSQAGLEQAPMSRSQHPQSMINSSDMAVGTSNSLIPFEIETKKVPIVLTIEDTQFLLLSLSEDQMVQFERLVPLMALFENTSLLESSIGELFEIIRTDDDLVELHNYTKMDELVLTIPELNGIKISEDNIYTRNILINDFTKMFNALTYKTASEDLNFSHLNFSISVQPRFITDFNALNDSIRRGHGFESVHSNRFARRRRHSSDAGSNKNANVNDSNDDNKFKKARIDGE from the coding sequence ATGTTAAATAAAGCTAGACTGCTTAAAGGAGTCGTTTCAGATAAAACACATTCCGACACAGAACCTGGCCCCCACCTGAAACAACCCCTAGCTAATAGCAGTCACTCTTCCAACGCTTCAAGAGCTTTTTCACCTATTAGTCACTCTAGCGGAAGTGAACctgttgctgctgcttACGCCAGAAAATACAACTTCAACGGCCCTAGAGAAGCTAATTCAACCCTTGATAACTTAGACCACCGAACCTTGGCCAAACCCCATGACCCGCTGCAAGCGGGTCTTGAACAAGCTCCAATGTCCCGACTGCAGCACCCCCAGCTGATGATTAATTCCTCGGACATGGCAGTCGGTACATCCAATTCGCTAATCCCATTTGAGATCGAGACCAAGAAGGTGCCGATTGTGCTAACAATAGAGGATACCCAGTTTCTCCTTTTGCTGCTTAGTGAAGACCAGATGGTCCAGTTCGAACGCTTGGTTCCGTTGATGGCATTGTTTGAAAACACCAGTCTTTTGGAAAGCTCGATTGGCGagttgtttgaaatcatccGCACTGACGACGACTTGGTCGAGCTCCATAATTACACCAAGATGgacgagttggtgttgacaATCCCCGAGCTTAATGGTATCAAGATCTCTGAAGACAACATTTATACCCGGAACATTTTAATTAATgacttcaccaaaatgtTCAATGCATTAACCTACAAGACGGCCAGCGAAGATTTGAATTTCAGCCATTTAAATTTTAGCATCTCCGTGCAACCTCGATTTATCACCGACTTCAATGCCCTTAACGATTCGATTCGACGTGGTCATGGTTTTGAAAGTGTACACAGCAACCGTTTCGCCAGACGCCGTAGGCATAGCAGTGATGCTGGCAGCAATAAAAATGCCAATGTGAATGACTCTAATGACGACAATAAATTCAAAAAAGCAAGAATAGATGGTGAATAG
- a CDS encoding uncharacterized protein (EggNog:ENOG503NVZK; COG:J), with amino-acid sequence MVNDDDKYDEFGNLIGGEDSDSDVSSEGELMRQNLSDISGDEEEVKDDDDEEEEPNESQQAQLVSYKNNANGLTLSQRFGPEVTTVVAHTEDSMSEPVIRPARERTGKIEVTISDDTDPYTDSSHRVRYSLDYMVNLMYQLPERIRNIALVGNLHSGKTSFVDMLVLQTHETLTRKQSKNFEQLKFTDNHILEIKRGMSIKAAPITLLLPDTNGKSYIFNILDSPGHMNFMDETIASLEASDGAVIVLDVVEGLTFADKFVIDEIMKRNLKFSLVLNKIDRLILELRLPVSDAYYKLQYIIDNINNYISNSEYSASYAYDPILSPERNNVTFASSTLQFCFNLNSFVQLYFDAKDITTIDKEVFARRLWGNNYYNPESHKFTKDSKGGSLSRTFIHFILEPIYKIITYTITRDSNSELLPTLLKDNFGISFTAKQLKNNSQMLLPEIFLAIFPSGNGFVNMVTNSIYSPAEAIKPVSVVFQEPVSQDKVIAHIVKLIESSDGESFSALVRIHQGTLKVGDQVNVISDTFKTETEVHLQTVSEIHIPGGRYKVPVNEASEGFLVIVKGIETSINKHGYIFDKSIGVSDIKDTKFIDYTSESVLKVAVEPKNPSELPRLVESLKKLNKGYLSSVVKLEESGEYVVFGTGEVILDCMLHDIRNFYEDGLEIRVSDPMVKFSETVTEMSVTKISSTIGDISMSIIAEPINNEALSKALEAGKIDLNQPIKTVSRQLRNDFGVDSLEARSVWSYGPHDHKQPSILVDDTLEAETDKKALYTIKQAIEMGFQWSCSEGPLCDEPIRNTKFKILDIDFNDTADIQTNTAQIIPLTRRACYTGFLTASPRLMEPVYKVLVTCSSRANHLIAKLLNGRRGKIHTNDAIPGTQLFQLEGIVPVIESIGFETELRLQTQGQAMCLMKFDGYSMAPGNPLDDEVYLPELKPVPMESIARDFVLKTRRRKGLTGEASLHKYIDPELYEKLKSIGLK; translated from the coding sequence ATGGTCAACGACGATGACAAGTACGATGAGTTTGGAAATCTCATTGGAGGAGAagattcagattcagaTGTGTCTTCTGAGGGTGAACTAATGCGCCAGAATCTTTCAGATATATCTGGCGATGAGGAAGAAGTgaaagatgatgatgatgaagaagaagaaccaaatgAACTGCAACAAGCACAGCTTGTGTCGTATAAAAACAATGCAAATGGCCTCACGCTATCCCAAAGATTTGGGCCTGAAGTCACCACGGTGGTGGCCCATACAGAGGACTCAATGAGTGAACCTGTCATTCGACCAGCACGAGAAAGGACAGGTAAAATAGAAGTTACCATCAGTGACGACACAGATCCATACACAGATTCGTCCCACAGGGTGAGGTATTCATTGGATTATATGGTGAATCTCATGTACCAGCTTCCTGAACGCATAAGAAATATAGCATTGGTAGGAAACCTTCACAGTGGAAAAACATCATTTGTGGATATGCTTGTATTACAAACACACGAAACCTTGACTCGAAAGCAAtccaaaaactttgaacaattgaagTTTACAGATAACCACATTTTGGAAATAAAAAGAGGAATGTCCATTAAGGCTGCTCCAATAACACTTTTGTTGCCAGATACCAATGGCAAGTCTTACATTTTCAACATCCTTGATAGTCCTGGGCACATGAACTTCATGGATGAGACAATTGCTTCGTTAGAGGCCAGTGATGGAGCTGttattgttcttgatgtggTTGAAGGCCTTACTTTTGCAGATAAGTTCGTGATCGATGAGATTATGAAgagaaacttgaagttttcgtTAGTTCTCAATAAGATCGATAGATTGATCTTGGAATTGAGACTCCCAGTAAGCGATGCATACTACAAGCTACAGTACATTATAgacaacatcaacaactatATCTCAAACAGCGAGTATAGTGCCTCGTATGCCTACGACCCCATACTATCACCTGAGCGAAATAATGTAACGTTTGCATCTTCAACCTTACAATTctgcttcaacttgaacagcTTTGTTCAGCTTTACTTTGACGCCAAAGATATAACCACTATTGATAAAGAGGTTTTTGCAAGACGATTATGGGGAAACAATTACTACAACCCCGAGTCCCATaagttcaccaaagattCCAAGGGTGGATCATTATCAAGAACGTTTATTCACTTCATTCTCGAGCCCATTTACAAGATCATCACCTACACTATAACCAGAGACTCTAACTCGGAGTTATTACCCACGCTCTTGAAGGACAATTTCGGTATCTCGTTCACTGCTAaacagttgaagaacaactCGCAAATGCTCTTACCCGAAATCTTCCTTGCAATATTTCCAAGCGGTAACGGGTTTGTTAATATGGTCACAAACAGCATCTATTCACCTGCTGAGGCTATCAAACCAGTTTCTGTGGTGTTCCAGGAACCAGTATCGCAGGATAAGGTTATTGCACATATCGTTAAGCTCATCGAGTCGTCAGACGGAGAATCATTTTCTGCCTTGGTCAGAATCCACCAAGGAACTTTGAAAGTTGGAGACCAGGTGAATGTTATCAGTGACACTTTTAAAACAGAAACAGAAGTACACCTCCAAACCGTGTCCGAGATTCATATACCTGGTGGAAGATACAAGGTACCGGTCAATGAAGCCAGTGAAGGGTTTCTTGTCATTGTGAAAGGAATCGAAACCAGCATCAACAAACACGGATATATTTTTGACAAGTCGATTGGTGTCAGTGACATCAAAGATACCAAATTCATTGACTACACGAGCGAATCGGTTCTTAAAGTTGCTGTGGAACCGAAAAACCCATCAGAGCTACCAAGACTTGTAGagtcattgaagaaactaAATAAGGGGTATTTGTCGAGTGTGGTGAAGCTTGAAGAGAGTGGTGAGTACGTTGTTTTCGGGACTGGAGAAGTTATACTTGATTGTATGCTTCACGACATCAGGAATTTCTATGAAGACGGATTGGAAATCAGGGTTAGTGACCCTATGGTTAAGTTTAGTGAAACAGTGACGGAGATGTCTGTCACAAAGATCTCCAGTACCATCGGTGATATTTCCATGTCCATAATAGCTGAACCCATCAATAACGAAGCATTGAGCAAAGCCCTAGAAGCTGGGAAAattgacttgaaccaaCCTATAAAAACAGTCTCTCGGCAACTTCGAAACGACTTTGGGGTAGACCTGCTCGAAGCTCGGTCAGTCTGGAGCTATGGGCCCCACGACCATAAGCAACCGAGCATTTTAGTGGACGATACGTTGGAAGCTGAGACGGATAAAAAGGCCCTATACACAATCAAACAGGCCATTGAAATGGGGTTCCAGTGGAGCTGTAGCGAAGGTCCGTTGTGTGATGAGCCAATCAGAAATACCAAGTTTAAAATACTTGACATCGACTTTAATGACACCGCAGACATTCAAACCAACACTGCCCAAATAATTCCGTTAACAAGGAGAGCCTGTTACACAGGATTCTTAACTGCTAGTCCTCGGTTGATGGAACCAGTATACAAGGTGCTTGTGACGTGCTCGTCTAGAGCAAACCATTTGATTGCAAAACTCCTTAACGGCAGAAGAGGTAAAATTCACACCAATGACGCAATTCCTGGAACTCAGCTTTTCCAGCTAGAGGGAATTGTACCAGTTATCGAGTCGATTGGCTTTGAAACAGAGCTTAGATTACAAACCCAAGGTCAGGCCATGTGTTTGATGAAGTTCGACGGATATTCAATGGCCCCAGGAAACCCATTAGATGATGAGGTTTATTTACCGGAGTTGAAGCCGGTTCCCATGGAGTCAATAGCTCGGGATTTTGTTCtcaaaacaagaagaagaaagggTCTCACTGGAGAAGCCAGTTTACACAAGTACATCGACCCCGAGCTCTacgagaagttgaagtctATTGGGTTGAAATGA
- the ssr2 gene encoding SWI/SNF and RSC complex subunit Ssr2 (COG:B; EggNog:ENOG503NUCF), which yields MSDSNDQIDAIDSAMDVVNSDPENQGAVPTKETAANNSAADSPSDDASSMEVDGDENPKEENSSSASDSDASTDNEGVTEETPISKDTEMGDVSRQESEKPEELEESESDLSEPEKPEPEKPETPEDSEESDEPKEPNDKIDTSEEAPAEEAGDLKPEAIEDLKPEATEESKPEEATQAHEPSEVKLENPTDVPSGATSFDDSSKGTDYQEPEPEPEPEPEMEEEKVQTFKQTHTIIIPSYASWFNMKKVHPIEKKSLPEFFEVNHPSKSPKIYLSYRNFMINAYRLNPNEYLTLTSCRRNLVGDVGTLMRVFKFLNKWGLINYQVNPSFKPGYNLERLSDGNVAPLPYSGDYKVNYDSPRGLFPFESFKLNSEVNIEKLKHLMGDSFKPANKEVDIKLTASTLDESGDNKRKLEFEDEEPSKKPKDSWTEDELKMLLKGIKLHKNDWFQISKHVGTKTPQECILKFLKMPIEDSFKSLSSNDFSLLKYSSNFPTSSTENPIINNLIFMTQLVDSDVAKAASERASKVMHEKILEKIEQVETKEKELGKRASKEDSKPENIEKDEEEEAAKNEFEDMIIEPKDDDDDDTEESDGKPDHKENGSVEQAAEGADESVVDSLKESLSDSLKELHTKSEDSTSVEDINSTLFAMVASKSHLFRTYEEREINRLTSTVLNQEMNKVNLKLERINKLEKIYETQHKIILKQQEEIFVDRLNLSNSIISITKKLNHLISSVESSKDSVDASELRSTLTEIKSLMFKPLKSSLAEDNSTTEATTDSEAENVSTPSMKPPSLQTPQTFKVWVP from the coding sequence ATGTCCGATTCCAACGACCAAATAGACGCCATTGACAGCGCCATGGACGTGGTGAACAGCGACCCAGAAAATCAGGGCGCTGTCCCTACCAAAGAAACTGCTGCCAACAACCTGGCCGCCGACAGCCCCAGCGATGACGCCTCGAGTATGGAAGTGGACGGTGACGAAAACCCGAAGGAAGAAAATCTGTCGTCAGCCCTGGATAGTGACGCCAGTACCGATAATGAAGGTGTTACTGAAGAAACGCCTATCTCAAAAGATACCGAAATGGGAGATGTGTCCAGGCAAGAGTCTGAAAAGCCCGAGGAACTCGAAGAGTCGGAGTCTGACTTGTCTGAGCCTGAGAAACCGGAGCCTGAGAAACCCGAGACTCCTGAGGATTCTGAAGAATCTGATGAGCCCAAAGAGCCTAATGACAAAATAGACACCAGTGAAGAAGCCCCAGCTGAAGAGGCTGGAGATTTGAAGCCAGAAGCTATcgaagacttgaagccaGAAGCTACCGAAGAATCCAAACCCGAGGAGGCCACACAGGCTCATGAACCTTCAGAGGTCAAACTAGAAAACCCTACTGATGTCCCTTCTGGGGCCACCTCATTTGATGACTCTTCCAAAGGCACCGATTACCAGGAGCCCGAGCCCGAGCCCGAGCCCGAACCTGAAATGGAGGAGGAAAAGGTCCAAACTTTCAAACAGACACATACCATCATAATTCCTTCGTACGCCTCTTGGTTCAATATGAAGAAAGTCCACCCAATAGAGAAGAAATCATTGCCAGAGTTCTTTGAGGTTAACCATCCATCCAAGTCACCCAAAATTTACCTTTCCTATCGTAATTTTATGATAAATGCTTATAGATTAAATCCCAACGAGTACTTAACATTGACCTCGTGCCGAAGGAATTTGGTGGGTGATGTGGGTACATTGATGAGGGTGTttaagtttttgaacaaatgGGGATTGATAAACTATCAGGTGAATCCTTCTTTCAAGCCAGGTTATAACCTTGAACGATTGAGCGATGGAAATGTTGCTCCTTTGCCATATTCTGGTGATTACAAAGTGAACTACGATTCTCCAAGAGGTTTGTTTCCAtttgaatctttcaagttgaactcgGAAGTGAATATcgaaaagttgaagcaTCTTATGGGCGATTCCTTCAAACCTGCCAACAAAGAGGTTGATATAAAGTTAACGGCTTCAACTCTTGATGAATCGGGAGACAACAAGCGTaaacttgaatttgaggATGAAGAGCCCAGTAAAAAGCCTAAGGATTCATGGACTGAAGACGAATTGAaaatgttgttgaaaggTATCAAACTACATAAAAATGACTGGTTTCAAATCTCTAAACATGTGGGTACCAAAACTCCTCAAGAGTGTATACTaaaatttttgaagatgccCATAGAAGATAGCTTCAAGAGTTTATCACTGAATGATTTcagtttgttgaagtactcATCCAATTTTCCAACCAGCTCGACCGAAAAccccatcatcaacaatttgattTTCATGACCCAGTTGGTCGATAGTGACGTGGCCAAAGCCGCTAGTGAAAGGGCATCTAAGGTCATGCAtgaaaagatcttggaaaagATCGAGCAGGTAGAGACTAAGGagaaagaacttggaaaaaggGCGTCAAAAGAAGACTCCAAGCCAGAAAATATTGAAAAggatgaggaagaagaagcagcgAAGAacgaatttgaagatatgaTAATTGAGCCCAAGgacgacgatgacgacgacACCGAAGAATCGGATGGAAAACCCGATCACAAAGAGAATGGTTCAGTGGAACAAGCTGCTGAAGGCGCAGACgaatcggtggtggactCCTTGAAGGAGTCATTATCAGATTCGTTGAAAGAATTGCACACCAAGTCGGAGGATTCCACCTCCGTCGAAGACATCAACTCGACGTTGTTTGCTATGGTTGCATCCAAATCACACTTGTTCAGGACCTAcgaagaaagagaaattaATAGGCTTACATCAACCGTCCTCAATCAGGAAATGAACAAAGTCAATTTGAAACTCGAAAGAATCAACAAACTAGAAAAAATCTACGAGACCCAGCACAAAATCATATTGAAGCAACAGGAAGAGATCTTTGTGGATCGTCTCAATCtttccaattccatcatctccatcaccaagaaattgaaccaCCTCATCTCCAGTGTGgaatcttcaaaagacAGTGTGGATGCGTCGGAATTGAGATCGACTTTGACGGAAATAAAATCACTAATGTTCAAACCTTTGAAATCTTCGCTTGCCGAAGACAATAGTACCACCGAAGCCACTACTGATAGTGAAGCCGAAAATGTCAGCACTCCCTCAATGAAGCCACCATCCTTACAGACCCCACAAACCTTCAAAGTTTGGGTTCCATAA